The Candidatus Aramenus sp. CH1 genomic sequence TTTGCGTATGAGGCCTTTGGGAGCAACTTGGGCTTTGTCACTGGGGTCTTGATGTACGTCAGCTACGCAACCAGCGTACCGGCAATAGCCTTGGGCTTCGGCTCCTACTTGAGTGCGTTGCTCGGCTTCGGCTCCCCCTTGGTCTACGCCATAGCCCTCATAGTCGTCCTCCACGTGGTCAACCTCCTGGGCGTGCAGAAGGCGGCAGAGACGGACTTTTACCTAGTCGCGATAAAGGTGGCGGTACTGGTGTACTTCGTGGTGTTTGCCTTGATAGTGAGCGAGTTCAACCCCTCCCACTTTACGACACCTCCCAACGTAGGTTACGGCTTCTTTGAGTCCATGCAGGGGATAATATTTGCCTACTCAGGCTTCCAGAGCGTCTCGACTATTGCCCCGGACGTCAAGGGAGGGGGAAACGGGGCAGCTAAGGCCATAGTGTACTCCGTGCTAATAAGCTTCGTCCTCTACGTCCTGGTCACGGTCTCCCTAATGTCCCTAGCCCCTGCGTCCTCCTTTAAGATAGCGGCAGATCCCCTTTCCTTTGCCCTAAACTACGTCCACGCGCCGGACTACGTCTACTTGGTGGTAGACGTTGGGGCGCTTATGGCCACAACCTCCGCCACCTTAGCCACCATCTTGACCTCGGCAAACGTCATCTACCAAGTTAGCGCAGACGGGCTACTGCCAAAGTTCTTCTCCAACTACGACAAGAAGAGGGACGTCCCAGTTAACGGGGTTTTGCTCACGTTGGCGATCTCAATAGTGACCTTGTTTGCCGGGAACGTGTACGTCATAGCTTCAATAAGCAACTTCGGCCTCCTCTTTACTTACTTGATGACTACGCTTGCAATCTTCAAGTTTAGGAGACAGGGGGTGGTTGGGAGCTTCAAGACCCCTGGATATCCTTATCTGCCAACGGTTTCATTGGTGGGTCTGCTGGTGGTATTTGTTGGGATGCCAAAGGAGGCCCTGCTGATAGGAGTCATCACTACTTTGGTACTCCTTATGTTTTACGCCATACTAAGGGAAGGGAAGAGGACCTCTCCAGAGAAGGTGAGGCTCTTTGAGGAGGTCGAAAAATTCTTCGAAGGTCATAAAAGTTAATTTAATTTCTAAATTAACAAAATTAAAGATAACATATTAACTTTCTTAAACTAATGTCGTGATGAAGTCCATCAGTCCAACGTCTCACGCTTAATACTCAGTCGACGTAGAAATGTAATGTGAGAATAATGAGCCTGAGTCTGAGCTCAAAGGCAACAATAGGAATAATAGTGGTAGCCTTAATGTCTTTCTCCGTAGTAATGGCGTTTGAAAACGTTACGTTAGCCCAGACCTCTCCACAGATCCCGGTGTACAAGGTAGTTGGGTCAGCTGACCTCTCAAACCCCGGTAGCGCTAGCTACTGGAACAACATACCTTGGATCAACATCTCCCTGACTGCCAACATCCCTAACGCCCCGACCTCTGGGCTGACCCACTACTTATTGGTAAAGGCTGCGTGGAACGGCTCGTGGATATTCGTCTTAGAGGAGTGGCCCTCGTCTAACCCAGCGTACAACGCGTGGTCTGCCGCAGCGAGTGCTCTATATCCAAATGCCTCTGGTCCAGGACTGTTTAGGATAATCGAGCTGACTCCGGGCACGACCTACACAGTAGAGAGCAATTACACCAATTACGTCTCAATAGTGAACGGCAAACAGCTCACAGGGAGGATAGTGCTCAACTACTCTGGGATAACCTTACCCGCTCCAAACGGCACGCAAATATACGTAATGCCAAATGGCACCATCCTGCTTTACCACTCCCTGAGGCCCATGGAGGATCTCTTGTACAGCGACGGGATGTTCTACGGCTATTACACAAACTCGACCTGGTACTACCCAGACAGGGCTGCCATTATGTGGTACCTAGGAAGCGGCACCCCCACTAAGGACGGGATGAACATAGGCGCTAAGTACCCTGGACAGCAGTTTGACGGGGTTACCTTTAAGGTCGCCGGCGGTTCCTTGGCACAACAGGGAGGTTCGGCAAACATATGGATGTGGGTATCTGGAGCCACGTGGAACAACGCTACCTACGACCCCGCATTTAAGGCCAACTTGTGGGAGAGCGAGTCGCTGACTGGTCTCCCTTACGTTGATCCTGGCGACCACGGTTTCGCGGTCCCGCTTTACACCAATAACACTAACATGTACGAGGTGGACACGGCAGGCATCTGGTACACACCCGTAGCTTCAAGTGGGCTAAACGGCTCCTTGTTCTTCATATGGACTGGGGCAAAGTACGTGGACGGAAACTGGGTCGTAGAGTTCGCGAGACCTTTGGCGGTACCACCAGCTTACGAGCCCTACATGCCTAACATAACCGTAGGGAAGACGTACTACGTTGCGTTTGCTGTATGGCAAGGACCCTTAGGCGAGACGCTCTTCGACAAGTCCATCACGCCGAGCTTCCTGACTTTACAGCTGGTAACTACCCCTCCCACTACCATGACCTCCACTTCAACCACCAGCTCCACTACAGCGCCCTCCGTGTCCTCCTCCATACCCTCGACCACCGTTGACGTTACTCTGGTAGGGGTAGTGATAGCCATAGTGGCCTTGATCGCTCTATACGTGGTGTACAGAAGATGAGTTTGTTCAAGGAGATCAAAGGTAATTTCAACGTTTTTTTGGCTATCCTAGGTATCTCGTCTTTTTTCCAGTTTGCCTTTAAGGAGGCGTTCATGTACCCCTCAGTTCTTCCACTTAACGTGCCGTATGAGTCCCAGCTTGAGGAGATAGGAAACGTGTTCTTCTACCTCTACTTTCTCTCAATGACTTTCGTTTCGTTCATCCTTGGTAACAAGTACAGGGTAATGTACCTTGTAGGCTTCTCCCTGGTGGCCTCGTTCTTGGCCTCCGTCGTGCCTGGGTACAACTTGTCCCCGCTTTGGTATTACTTCGAGGTATTCATAGGGGTAATAGGGATAGCGCTAGTCTTAGAGAGCCTCCTCAAGTCGTCTATCCGTTCCCTCCTCTTAGTCCCCTCTGCTCTGCTGGTTGTCGCGGGGGTTGTTGCGTCCATCTCGTTGAACGTCTACCACCAGGCACTCTTCGCCAACTACCTTGCCCTCTACCTCGCGTCCCTAGCGGGGTTTCTCCTGTACGTCGTAATTTGGAGGAAGATAAAGTCTGTCAGGACTTACGCGGGATTAGGCGTCTTCCTCCTGATCCTAGTCCCTTTTCTTTTCCTGGAGAAACAAGTCGCAGAAAACAGATACATGGAGATGCTAATGAACATGATCCTCCCCTCAGTCCTCGGTATAGACCTCTACAACCCCTTCCAAATAGTCTACCTTGTGTTTGCCATGGGCATGTCGTTTGCCCTTGTGTTTATGGCGTTGATCAAGGGTAACTACTCTGCAGGCATAGGCTACCTAATGCTCTTCAGCACCGTCTTCTTGGGCATTGAAGGCTACTTACTCCTTGTGTACATGTTATCCCCTGTTGTGGGCTTTAGCCTTATGACCTACGCCGACGATGGCGAGCCTTTATGGTACTTAGCCAGGGGAAAATTAGTCCAACGGGTAAAGGATAAATCAAGCCAATGAGATTTTTCTGTTTAGTGGTGCGAGTTGATAAAGTTCAAGATAGGAAAAGACGAAAGGGAAGTACTAGACTACTCCAACTTGACGTTCTTTAGGAAGCTGGCCAGCAAGATAAGGGATCCAAGGACCAAGTTCGACGTTAAGGAGTTCGCAAAGAGGGGAGACGACTACTTGTTCAACTACGTTAACAAGAACGTGGGCAGCGTGGACGAGAAGAGGAGGAAGTTCCTCAAGTCGCTGGTATTTGGGATCGCAGCCGCTGCTGTGGTAGGGATAATCCCAGGGGTCAGGGTCCTAGTACCGCCAACAATTACCGCCACTTCCGGGTTCCCGAAGTCGCTCTTGGTGGACTCCTCTGGGAACCCCATAAAGGCATCTTCCTTACCGGTCAACAGCCCCGTGATCGTCCTGTTTGAGTACCCAATGACAGGCGAGCCCAACTTCCTGCTTAATCTGGGGGACTCTAAAGGGAACCCCGTGGAGATACCCCCGACGACAGTTACCATACCTCAGACGGGCAAGACGTACCAGTTCCCTGGGGGAGTAGGGCCCAACAAGTCCATAGTGGCCTACTCTGCCATCTGTCAGCACTTGGGGTGTACTCCGCCGTATATCCACTTCTACCCTCCACAGTACGTCAGCCCAGCCCAACTTACAGCCTCTGAGCCCGACCAGCTGAGTGCTGAAGCGTTGCTGGCGGCAAAGCAGAACCACGTCGCCGCCCTAATTCACTGCGACTGTCACGGCTCGACTTACGACCCATACAAGGGGGCAGCAGTATTAACGGGACCTACGGTTAGACCCCTTCCCTCCGTGCTGTTAGAGTGGGACTCCACAAGTGACTACTTATACGCAATAGGCGCAATAGGCGTCGCCACCTACCCCAATGGAGCAAACGGCGTCCCCTCTAAGGATCCAACGGACGACTTGAGCAATAGCTACGGGAGGCCAGTAGGGGACAAGAGTACAGTCTCGGAGACTGAGAACCCGTTCTCCTCATGAGTCTAACGTTTTACCCTTTTATCTGTCCTTGAAGAGGTGATCTTATGGGAGTATCAGAATGGTTTAAGGAGAGGTTAGGTCTAGATGACCTACCGTTCTTCAGAACGCCGGACTACATGTACAAAGTAGAGTACTGGCTAGGGGCTTTAGTGGCAGCCTCGTTCATCTACACTGTGATATCCGGGTTGATCCTCCTCCTATATTATAACCCCGAGGCTGGATACAGTTCTACTGAGACCCTCATACAGAAGGTCCCTTACGGCTCCGTGGTATTGTACAGCCACCTGTACGGCGCCTACGCCATGATAATCCTCGCGTACGTCCACATGTTCAGGAACTACTTCGACGGAGCGTACAAGAAGCCCAGGGAACTGCTCTGGATCCTTGGAGTCCTCATGTTGGTGTTGACGCTTGGGACTGCGTTCCTCGGGTACAGCTTGATAGGTGACGCTCTGGCGACTAGCGCAGTGGACGTGGGAGAGGGGATAATAACCAGCATACCAAGTTTGTCCTTCCTCATACCGATACTCTTCGGCAACTACGACGCTGGAGACTACGGTAGGGTGCTCGCATGGCACATAATCCTAGCAGCGCTGATAGGGGTGCTCTTCATGCTCCACTTCTTCATGGCAGAGCACTACGGTATGATGCCCTCAAAGAAGGAAAAGAACAAGGCTCCAGCGGTCTACACTAAGGAGGAGTGGCAGAAGTTCAACCCTTGGTGGCCGAGGAACTTCGTGTACATGACGTCCCTTGTTTTCATGACCTGGGGCTTCATACTGCTCATACCAAACGCCTTGGCATACTTGAACGGACTACCACAAGAGCTTAACCCCTTCCTCAACCCGAAGCCAGCTCCACCGCCCAACAGCCCAGCTGCGGCCCACATAACCACTTACCCGCCGTGGTTCTTCCTATTCCTCTACAAGATTGCCGACTTCACCAGCG encodes the following:
- a CDS encoding amino acid permease, whose translation is MAEEERKISVAYATAVSLGAIIGSGIFVLSGTVISLAGALSLVAFAFVGFISLILAFELGELTSVYPQLRGSSYSFAYEAFGSNLGFVTGVLMYVSYATSVPAIALGFGSYLSALLGFGSPLVYAIALIVVLHVVNLLGVQKAAETDFYLVAIKVAVLVYFVVFALIVSEFNPSHFTTPPNVGYGFFESMQGIIFAYSGFQSVSTIAPDVKGGGNGAAKAIVYSVLISFVLYVLVTVSLMSLAPASSFKIAADPLSFALNYVHAPDYVYLVVDVGALMATTSATLATILTSANVIYQVSADGLLPKFFSNYDKKRDVPVNGVLLTLAISIVTLFAGNVYVIASISNFGLLFTYLMTTLAIFKFRRQGVVGSFKTPGYPYLPTVSLVGLLVVFVGMPKEALLIGVITTLVLLMFYAILREGKRTSPEKVRLFEEVEKFFEGHKS
- the cbsA gene encoding cytochrome b558/566 subunit A, translating into MSLSLSSKATIGIIVVALMSFSVVMAFENVTLAQTSPQIPVYKVVGSADLSNPGSASYWNNIPWINISLTANIPNAPTSGLTHYLLVKAAWNGSWIFVLEEWPSSNPAYNAWSAAASALYPNASGPGLFRIIELTPGTTYTVESNYTNYVSIVNGKQLTGRIVLNYSGITLPAPNGTQIYVMPNGTILLYHSLRPMEDLLYSDGMFYGYYTNSTWYYPDRAAIMWYLGSGTPTKDGMNIGAKYPGQQFDGVTFKVAGGSLAQQGGSANIWMWVSGATWNNATYDPAFKANLWESESLTGLPYVDPGDHGFAVPLYTNNTNMYEVDTAGIWYTPVASSGLNGSLFFIWTGAKYVDGNWVVEFARPLAVPPAYEPYMPNITVGKTYYVAFAVWQGPLGETLFDKSITPSFLTLQLVTTPPTTMTSTSTTSSTTAPSVSSSIPSTTVDVTLVGVVIAIVALIALYVVYRR
- the cbsB gene encoding cytochrome b558/566 subunit B, producing the protein MSLFKEIKGNFNVFLAILGISSFFQFAFKEAFMYPSVLPLNVPYESQLEEIGNVFFYLYFLSMTFVSFILGNKYRVMYLVGFSLVASFLASVVPGYNLSPLWYYFEVFIGVIGIALVLESLLKSSIRSLLLVPSALLVVAGVVASISLNVYHQALFANYLALYLASLAGFLLYVVIWRKIKSVRTYAGLGVFLLILVPFLFLEKQVAENRYMEMLMNMILPSVLGIDLYNPFQIVYLVFAMGMSFALVFMALIKGNYSAGIGYLMLFSTVFLGIEGYLLLVYMLSPVVGFSLMTYADDGEPLWYLARGKLVQRVKDKSSQ
- a CDS encoding cytochrome bc complex cytochrome b subunit → MGVSEWFKERLGLDDLPFFRTPDYMYKVEYWLGALVAASFIYTVISGLILLLYYNPEAGYSSTETLIQKVPYGSVVLYSHLYGAYAMIILAYVHMFRNYFDGAYKKPRELLWILGVLMLVLTLGTAFLGYSLIGDALATSAVDVGEGIITSIPSLSFLIPILFGNYDAGDYGRVLAWHIILAALIGVLFMLHFFMAEHYGMMPSKKEKNKAPAVYTKEEWQKFNPWWPRNFVYMTSLVFMTWGFILLIPNALAYLNGLPQELNPFLNPKPAPPPNSPAAAHITTYPPWFFLFLYKIADFTSDVVIFLLIGVIIPLVYLLLVPFIDKSPYLDLKKRRLFTAFGILMITYLIQTTVWGDLTPGIEIPVYQQVIVYLPPAAITLAGVFLIPTSRKAVASPYGTLGFLVASLLFSGSLVTLVVSPSALTATVFALFTVLFLLAARSLTPAVIRVEKQSQQPEPQPVVSESPRNLEVKKRLAEILISLLFIVSVVLAAQLWTIPATGYASNMFGIDLGLIFVMLGEAISLYHYVVYRK
- the soxL2 gene encoding Rieske iron-sulfur protein SoxL2, whose amino-acid sequence is MIKFKIGKDEREVLDYSNLTFFRKLASKIRDPRTKFDVKEFAKRGDDYLFNYVNKNVGSVDEKRRKFLKSLVFGIAAAAVVGIIPGVRVLVPPTITATSGFPKSLLVDSSGNPIKASSLPVNSPVIVLFEYPMTGEPNFLLNLGDSKGNPVEIPPTTVTIPQTGKTYQFPGGVGPNKSIVAYSAICQHLGCTPPYIHFYPPQYVSPAQLTASEPDQLSAEALLAAKQNHVAALIHCDCHGSTYDPYKGAAVLTGPTVRPLPSVLLEWDSTSDYLYAIGAIGVATYPNGANGVPSKDPTDDLSNSYGRPVGDKSTVSETENPFSS